One part of the Bacillus sp. FJAT-27916 genome encodes these proteins:
- a CDS encoding acyl carrier protein, whose protein sequence is MERLQLEEKLLDTFKEFLAQLDIDEEKIGEISVNTNFLSIEEIDSLDIVELVLNIEDTIGTELPYKIDFNEIKNVKLLSEYLLREHKIEYEKL, encoded by the coding sequence ATGGAAAGATTACAATTGGAAGAAAAGTTACTGGATACTTTTAAAGAATTTCTTGCTCAATTAGACATAGATGAAGAGAAGATAGGAGAAATTTCTGTTAATACCAATTTTTTAAGTATAGAAGAGATTGATTCACTAGATATTGTAGAATTAGTTCTAAATATTGAGGATACAATTGGAACAGAACTCCCTTATAAAATTGATTTTAATGAAATTAAAAATGTTAAGCTTCTCAGTGAATATTTATTGAGGGAACATAAAATTGAGTATGAAAAGTTATAA
- a CDS encoding HesA/MoeB/ThiF family protein: MKSYKFIDSVKFYTNNEQDLHIVFMNEQKRLVYKVNKVTLKLLELIGNKESYENITKIMLSEYDISNKNIDEVFLNLIQNNIIEENEDKEQNDYYEFLDRQINFLSQYTNEDVTKTDIQDYLKKSHVVILGCGGVGSWIAYNLAQSGVGTLTLIDNDVVELSNLNRQALYFSEDIDKYKVEVLMEKLKKINPELSINIFKTYINDVSDLNIIPLPANLLINCADKPNSYETGMIVTRYACKNKMTNMNGIGYRGNVCRLGNTTIPGETMCWNCINQNNEWELKDLEQVKFGNHHSSAGSIASISSLIGSIHSLEALKILIPTAKPSLINGIGEIDISNLKIEFTLEKQTKDCKVCGRRRKDDNK, translated from the coding sequence ATGAAAAGTTATAAATTTATTGATTCCGTAAAATTTTATACGAATAATGAACAAGACTTACATATTGTATTCATGAATGAGCAGAAACGTTTGGTTTATAAAGTAAATAAAGTAACACTCAAACTCTTGGAATTAATAGGTAATAAAGAATCTTATGAAAATATAACCAAAATAATGTTATCGGAATATGACATATCAAATAAGAATATTGATGAAGTATTTCTTAATTTAATTCAGAATAACATAATTGAAGAAAATGAGGATAAGGAACAAAATGACTATTACGAATTTTTAGATAGACAAATAAACTTTTTGAGCCAATATACTAATGAGGATGTTACTAAGACTGATATCCAAGATTATCTTAAAAAATCGCATGTTGTTATTTTAGGTTGTGGTGGTGTAGGAAGTTGGATTGCCTATAATTTAGCTCAATCGGGAGTAGGGACTTTAACCCTTATTGATAATGATGTAGTTGAATTGAGTAATTTAAACAGGCAGGCTCTATATTTCTCAGAAGATATAGATAAATATAAAGTAGAAGTTCTAATGGAGAAATTGAAAAAGATTAACCCTGAGTTATCTATAAATATTTTCAAAACATATATTAATGATGTTTCAGATCTGAATATTATTCCGCTACCTGCAAATCTCCTTATTAATTGTGCTGATAAACCCAACTCTTATGAAACCGGAATGATTGTAACAAGATATGCTTGTAAAAATAAAATGACAAATATGAATGGGATTGGTTATAGAGGTAATGTTTGTAGATTGGGTAATACGACTATTCCGGGTGAAACGATGTGTTGGAATTGTATTAATCAGAATAATGAGTGGGAATTGAAAGACTTAGAACAGGTTAAATTCGGTAACCACCATTCAAGTGCGGGAAGTATTGCATCTATTTCTTCATTAATCGGTTCAATTCACTCTTTGGAAGCATTAAAAATACTTATTCCAACTGCAAAACCTTCACTTATTAATGGGATAGGAGAGATAGATATATCTAATTTAAAAATTGAATTTACATTGGAGAAACAAACAAAGGATTGTAAAGTTTGTGGTCGAAGAAGGAAGGATGATAATAAATGA
- a CDS encoding LpxL/LpxP family acyltransferase, producing MIEGKIAPPTENAFLFESLVEDYGYYKSMAKIHKDTKGLVEEFLKVREISVNNMSLEKRTTNYKKILKNVLSTNIGCSSRDRHNVANNYFIRDYYENPVYYGIHLLNFGKEEFVKENVVFEGKEKLENALKKNGNVILNGFHMDLYQILLNYIAKEFGNHTFALYAGEQPLTLVKKIQDIYMPEINNIEYRYVDDMDDKPFPLITKELFKDARKGNVVCILPEVSLGLGPSDYMELLGVKVLLPHGSSTISHKYNIPIVPVYNVRTEGVKIKIIFEDPIYPSGVYNKENIQNQTREVFEVIEKAVSKYPHTWSGYDVFDYLTQGVYRSDYS from the coding sequence ATGATCGAAGGTAAAATTGCTCCTCCAACAGAGAATGCTTTCCTGTTTGAATCGCTTGTAGAAGATTATGGTTATTACAAAAGTATGGCAAAAATACATAAGGATACAAAAGGTTTAGTAGAAGAGTTCTTAAAAGTACGTGAAATCTCAGTAAATAATATGTCGCTTGAAAAAAGAACGACAAATTATAAAAAAATTCTTAAGAATGTACTATCTACGAATATAGGCTGTTCAAGTAGAGATAGGCACAATGTGGCTAACAACTATTTTATCAGGGATTATTACGAAAATCCGGTGTATTATGGGATTCACTTATTAAATTTTGGTAAGGAAGAATTTGTAAAGGAAAATGTGGTTTTTGAAGGAAAGGAAAAGCTTGAAAATGCACTGAAAAAAAACGGCAATGTCATCTTAAATGGTTTCCATATGGATTTGTACCAAATCCTCTTAAATTATATTGCCAAAGAATTCGGTAATCACACATTTGCTCTATATGCAGGAGAGCAACCATTGACTCTTGTGAAAAAAATACAGGATATATATATGCCTGAAATAAATAATATAGAATATAGGTATGTAGATGATATGGATGATAAACCATTTCCTCTTATCACGAAAGAGTTGTTCAAAGATGCGAGAAAAGGAAATGTTGTATGTATTTTACCTGAAGTTTCTTTAGGTTTAGGGCCTAGTGATTATATGGAACTTTTGGGAGTCAAAGTTTTATTGCCGCATGGCAGTTCAACGATTAGTCATAAGTATAATATCCCTATTGTCCCTGTTTACAATGTTAGAACTGAGGGAGTAAAGATAAAAATTATATTTGAAGATCCAATTTACCCATCTGGGGTATATAATAAAGAAAATATCCAGAATCAGACAAGAGAAGTATTTGAGGTTATTGAAAAGGCAGTATCGAAGTATCCGCATACTTGGTCTGGGTATGATGTATTTGATTATCTTACTCAAGGAGTATACAGGAGTGACTACTCGTGA
- a CDS encoding MFS transporter yields MLANIGDSIYMIGILWYIQMYTSSSTLTGLTYAVITGAALFSFLLSPLIDAYKPAKVAGFSLGSQAVFILLISLISPTDGWMLVVLIILVFLASVMSSVFYPADNALITKIVTRKEELNRANSLVSTTDQIVNMMGFLLAGSLISFLGSRNSFHIAFILILLSSILYLLLSKRLKKDERQIKFTVKNHFTDLRTALKFIKDNRYLRILLPFCALSNSVMAILIILLPSISMQHGSAFFYSFIYVSFFVGFLVGAVICNFIKSSGFYVAFAWLGNGVCLFPLVFFDNSSVFFVCIFSFGTFSGILNVNQITMIQSMTEENMMGRVMGALTTFNNVATPAGSIVGALLALVLPTNYIFLLCGLVLTACGCILLSNKYVINFQQREA; encoded by the coding sequence ATGTTAGCGAACATAGGAGATAGTATTTATATGATTGGAATTCTTTGGTATATACAAATGTATACTTCTTCAAGTACCTTAACAGGATTGACCTATGCGGTTATCACGGGTGCAGCTTTATTTAGCTTTCTGTTAAGTCCGCTTATTGATGCCTATAAACCAGCAAAGGTTGCTGGTTTTTCTCTTGGTTCTCAAGCGGTGTTTATTTTGCTGATTTCTCTTATTTCCCCTACTGATGGTTGGATGTTAGTGGTTCTGATAATTCTCGTTTTCTTGGCATCGGTTATGTCTTCTGTTTTTTATCCTGCTGATAATGCATTAATAACCAAGATTGTCACTCGGAAAGAGGAATTGAATCGTGCCAATTCCTTAGTCAGTACTACTGACCAGATTGTAAATATGATGGGATTCCTATTGGCGGGAAGCTTGATTAGCTTTTTGGGAAGCAGGAATTCATTTCATATTGCATTTATCCTCATACTCCTTAGCTCAATTCTATATCTCCTATTATCAAAACGTCTTAAAAAGGATGAAAGGCAAATAAAATTTACGGTTAAAAATCATTTTACGGATTTACGTACGGCCTTGAAGTTTATTAAGGATAATCGATATTTGCGGATATTGCTCCCATTTTGTGCGCTATCCAACAGCGTGATGGCCATCCTAATCATCTTGCTTCCATCGATTAGCATGCAACATGGTTCGGCCTTTTTCTACAGTTTTATTTATGTCTCCTTTTTTGTTGGGTTCCTGGTTGGAGCTGTTATTTGTAATTTTATTAAATCCTCGGGATTCTATGTGGCCTTTGCTTGGTTAGGGAATGGGGTATGTCTATTTCCTTTGGTATTCTTCGATAATTCAAGCGTATTTTTCGTCTGTATATTTTCATTTGGAACTTTTTCAGGTATTCTAAATGTCAATCAGATTACCATGATCCAGTCGATGACGGAGGAGAATATGATGGGGAGAGTCATGGGGGCACTAACGACATTTAATAATGTGGCTACCCCTGCAGGAAGCATAGTCGGAGCATTATTAGCTTTGGTATTACCGACCAATTATATATTCCTTTTATGCGGACTAGTCTTGACTGCATGTGGCTGCATCTTATTATCCAATAAGTATGTGATTAATTTTCAGCAAAGGGAAGCTTAA
- a CDS encoding 2'-5' RNA ligase family protein, with amino-acid sequence MVAGMEYFIGKCCRIRIGSGLSDSEPVDREVRGGAPYFRKGARRPNGRLSLARTVRKVCQRFKPFHVSLDGPAYFGETVLYLGVQSE; translated from the coding sequence ATGGTAGCAGGTATGGAATATTTCATCGGCAAGTGCTGCCGGATTCGTATCGGGAGCGGATTGAGCGATTCAGAACCGGTGGATCGCGAAGTAAGGGGTGGAGCCCCATACTTCCGTAAAGGCGCAAGGCGGCCTAACGGAAGACTTAGCCTGGCTCGAACGGTTCGGAAGGTCTGTCAGCGGTTCAAGCCTTTTCACGTCTCGCTGGATGGTCCGGCTTATTTCGGTGAGACCGTTCTCTATTTGGGTGTGCAGTCAGAGTAG
- a CDS encoding cold-shock protein, protein MEQGKVKWFNAEKGFGFIEREAGSDVFVHYSAIQGEGFKTLEEGQSVSFAVEEGQRGPQAANVEKL, encoded by the coding sequence ATGGAACAAGGTAAAGTAAAATGGTTTAATGCAGAAAAAGGTTTTGGATTCATCGAGCGCGAAGCAGGTTCTGACGTATTCGTGCACTATTCTGCGATTCAAGGCGAGGGCTTCAAGACTTTAGAAGAAGGCCAGTCTGTTAGCTTCGCGGTAGAAGAAGGACAACGTGGTCCTCAAGCTGCGAATGTAGAAAAACTATAA
- a CDS encoding CarD family transcriptional regulator, protein MYSIGEKVFYGIHGVCIIEDIQEQSFMGPKAPYYTLRSYQNESLQLYHPVECENSKLSPIITAKTAEEILQVFTQPASEWNERPTFRNHKYQDALDSSDHFEIAQMVNTIIRRKYELAAIDKKLPSQDAQTLMKVSPILYEELALSLETTAERIAKRIEELIRQNP, encoded by the coding sequence ATGTATTCGATTGGGGAGAAGGTCTTTTACGGAATACACGGCGTATGCATCATCGAAGATATTCAGGAGCAGAGCTTCATGGGGCCAAAGGCGCCTTACTACACCTTGCGCTCCTACCAGAATGAGTCACTGCAATTATACCATCCAGTAGAATGTGAGAATTCAAAGCTATCGCCTATCATTACGGCTAAGACAGCTGAGGAGATTCTTCAGGTCTTCACGCAGCCTGCAAGCGAGTGGAATGAGCGTCCGACATTCCGCAACCATAAATACCAGGATGCACTGGACTCAAGTGATCATTTTGAGATCGCCCAAATGGTCAATACGATCATCCGCAGGAAATACGAGCTTGCCGCGATCGACAAGAAGCTCCCAAGCCAGGATGCCCAGACGCTTATGAAGGTATCCCCTATCCTCTATGAAGAACTAGCCCTCAGCCTCGAGACAACAGCCGAACGAATCGCTAAACGGATTGAAGAGCTGATCCGCCAGAACCCTTAA
- a CDS encoding TetR/AcrR family transcriptional regulator: MLETKSRIIETATVLFQQKGYKGVGLNELLRECSITKGSLYHHFPNGKEELLIACLHSLNESITSQIEDIFAQHTSALVAVTAMIDMLIAQYEETGAITGFTVSSMVSEMASLSDPVREACAQLYENLQVIYSQKLMAEGFTETAAQTTAVSLSAIIEGGMMLCLAQKSAEPLRIVANMITKMLRD, from the coding sequence TTGTTGGAAACAAAATCACGAATCATTGAAACCGCTACAGTCCTTTTTCAGCAAAAGGGCTATAAAGGAGTGGGATTAAACGAACTCCTCCGAGAATGCAGCATCACGAAAGGCTCACTATACCACCATTTCCCGAACGGCAAGGAGGAGCTGCTCATTGCATGCCTCCATTCATTGAACGAATCAATCACCAGCCAAATTGAGGACATCTTCGCTCAGCATACGAGTGCGCTTGTAGCCGTTACGGCCATGATTGACATGCTGATCGCCCAGTATGAGGAGACAGGCGCGATTACCGGCTTTACCGTCAGCAGCATGGTCAGCGAGATGGCTAGTTTAAGCGACCCGGTTCGTGAGGCGTGCGCCCAATTGTATGAGAACCTGCAGGTCATCTATTCACAGAAATTAATGGCCGAAGGATTCACAGAAACAGCAGCACAGACAACCGCTGTCAGCTTAAGTGCCATCATTGAGGGCGGCATGATGCTTTGCCTTGCCCAGAAATCGGCTGAGCCGCTGCGAATCGTCGCAAATATGATTACCAAGATGTTAAGGGATTGA
- a CDS encoding HMA2 domain-containing protein, producing the protein MSEKPAILHSIPGRIQLFIPLLTKVNDPAAIEAMLRSMIGIKFVKLEPTAHTMLIHYDREEIREKDVLRYVSLFCECLEEVGEKVKDKQQTSAIKGLMASWVSLERNAETILADKVVAGDFLHKLSSTLGLFKKHT; encoded by the coding sequence TTGAGTGAAAAGCCGGCCATACTTCATTCCATCCCAGGAAGAATACAATTATTTATCCCTTTGTTGACAAAGGTCAATGACCCGGCGGCGATTGAAGCGATGCTCCGTTCTATGATCGGGATTAAGTTCGTAAAGCTGGAACCAACGGCGCATACGATGCTGATCCATTACGACCGAGAGGAAATCAGGGAAAAGGATGTTCTTCGTTATGTCTCTCTCTTCTGCGAATGCTTGGAGGAAGTGGGAGAAAAGGTGAAGGACAAGCAACAGACGAGTGCTATCAAAGGCCTCATGGCGTCTTGGGTCAGTCTTGAGAGAAATGCGGAAACCATTCTTGCAGATAAAGTAGTTGCAGGGGATTTCTTACACAAGCTCTCCTCGACACTCGGGCTATTCAAGAAACATACATAA
- a CDS encoding MSCRAMM family protein yields MKTSRTKTYKKKSWQKRAFSILTLVFLLVQTVLSPVAQYVSAENTNVALSFNQTEALEGDTLTATLSDIGEDSGKLTFTVDGGLSIKGIADGQGNIDIVAQQDKTLSFTWKEGSSKTLKVNVAANEKGSSTATLTSENGGTSSVAIQITAQEEVVSEEATEPEEEVAAASEESTVKATEEQTTESENQTDSEKAADETAGSNEEAEDESSSKAAAQSDDSSSESLNASARAGMKPDERYYNEKDEFGYDSMTEGGTVTGATVSVNGTTLTKGEHSSTTGEAVENGILITFTPGYYLHSYKVVCGDKYGCQTDASGNAISKAEVMEGATVASIMLDSDDGITKTAFGHSSRKDPYWLLLDVRQDNTKYKVTYNWGDLEGKINTDVPAEKSYLVSSVVTVEAAADAALAEAEALGYTFAGWKYTYEGYDGVTTMQPNQTFSMPNKNVTMTAIWEEIPVGTLTVTKEVADVESDDNSATFNFIILDENDKQVANESISYPEKKSLSIEKLPVGKYTVLEKDPSGAYTEAGYKYEGTTAVVGQSSATVTSETKDDIKYVKVADVSVTKDGTNVTFTNTYKKNDGSIKVVKIDELTKKPLEGVEFTLYLKGDKEDQKISSDTTDSKGEVTFANLEYGTYRIEETKVPEGYAKQEIEDVIVNSNKAITCEVTNTGVGSVKINKTDDLTGNTLAGVKFGIYTKGGDLVKEVITGEGGTVTLSGLAYGEYYAQETQGLAGYKTDDTKHDFTIASGEGKAEVTLQIKNKGVGSVTIKKTDDLTGAALKGVKFGIYTEGGDLVKEVITGEGGTVTLSGLAYGEYYAQETQGLAGYKTDDTKHDFTIASGEGNA; encoded by the coding sequence ATGAAGACGTCAAGGACGAAGACCTACAAGAAGAAGAGCTGGCAGAAGAGGGCATTCTCCATTCTGACACTTGTCTTTCTTCTTGTACAAACTGTTCTGTCTCCTGTCGCACAGTATGTCAGCGCAGAAAATACGAATGTTGCATTGAGCTTTAATCAAACAGAAGCTCTAGAAGGCGACACGCTGACAGCTACACTGTCTGATATAGGAGAAGACTCTGGTAAGCTTACATTCACCGTTGACGGCGGATTAAGCATTAAGGGCATTGCGGATGGTCAAGGGAATATTGACATCGTAGCCCAGCAAGACAAAACCTTGAGTTTTACATGGAAGGAAGGCAGCAGCAAGACACTTAAGGTCAATGTCGCTGCAAACGAAAAAGGGAGCAGCACAGCGACCTTAACTTCTGAGAATGGAGGTACTTCATCTGTTGCGATTCAGATCACAGCCCAAGAAGAAGTAGTGTCTGAAGAAGCAACAGAGCCTGAAGAAGAGGTAGCAGCAGCTTCAGAAGAAAGTACAGTGAAAGCAACTGAAGAACAAACTACTGAATCTGAAAACCAAACAGATTCAGAGAAAGCAGCTGACGAGACAGCTGGTTCTAATGAAGAGGCTGAAGATGAATCATCTTCTAAGGCAGCCGCTCAATCAGATGACAGCTCAAGCGAAAGTCTCAATGCATCCGCAAGAGCCGGTATGAAGCCTGACGAAAGATATTACAACGAAAAAGATGAATTTGGTTATGATAGTATGACCGAAGGTGGTACTGTGACTGGTGCAACCGTGTCTGTCAATGGTACGACACTGACTAAAGGTGAACATTCATCTACAACAGGAGAAGCTGTGGAAAATGGTATTCTTATCACATTCACTCCAGGCTATTATTTGCACAGCTATAAGGTAGTCTGTGGTGATAAGTATGGCTGCCAGACAGATGCTTCCGGTAATGCTATTTCTAAGGCAGAAGTTATGGAAGGTGCAACAGTTGCCTCTATCATGCTAGATAGTGATGACGGCATCACCAAGACTGCTTTTGGACACTCCAGTCGAAAAGATCCTTATTGGCTGTTGTTGGATGTTAGACAGGACAACACCAAGTATAAGGTTACTTACAATTGGGGCGATTTAGAAGGTAAGATTAATACTGACGTTCCTGCAGAGAAGAGCTATTTAGTCAGCTCCGTGGTTACAGTGGAAGCTGCCGCTGATGCTGCACTTGCAGAGGCTGAGGCTCTGGGATACACCTTTGCTGGATGGAAATATACTTATGAGGGTTACGATGGCGTTACCACTATGCAGCCAAATCAGACATTCTCTATGCCAAATAAAAACGTCACAATGACAGCAATCTGGGAGGAAATCCCTGTTGGTACTCTGACTGTGACGAAAGAAGTAGCTGATGTTGAATCTGATGACAACTCTGCAACCTTTAACTTTATCATACTCGATGAGAATGATAAACAAGTTGCTAATGAGAGTATTTCGTATCCAGAAAAAAAGAGCCTATCAATCGAGAAGCTTCCTGTAGGTAAGTACACCGTACTGGAAAAAGATCCAAGCGGTGCTTATACAGAGGCTGGTTATAAGTATGAAGGTACTACAGCGGTCGTTGGCCAAAGTTCAGCAACCGTCACATCTGAAACAAAAGATGACATCAAGTATGTCAAAGTTGCAGACGTATCTGTCACAAAAGATGGTACAAATGTAACTTTTACAAACACATACAAGAAAAATGATGGTTCTATTAAAGTCGTAAAAATCGATGAATTAACTAAGAAACCTTTAGAAGGAGTAGAATTTACTCTTTATCTAAAAGGTGATAAGGAAGATCAAAAAATTTCTTCAGATACTACCGACTCTAAAGGGGAAGTAACCTTTGCAAATTTAGAATATGGAACGTATCGTATTGAAGAAACTAAAGTTCCAGAAGGCTATGCTAAGCAGGAGATAGAAGATGTCATTGTAAATTCTAACAAGGCAATCACTTGTGAAGTTACTAACACAGGTGTTGGGTCTGTAAAAATTAATAAAACTGATGATTTAACAGGTAATACCCTGGCTGGGGTTAAGTTCGGTATCTACACCAAAGGTGGGGACCTAGTGAAAGAGGTCATCACAGGTGAAGGAGGAACAGTGACATTAAGCGGCTTGGCCTACGGTGAGTATTATGCTCAAGAGACACAAGGATTGGCTGGCTATAAAACAGATGACACGAAACACGACTTCACGATTGCGTCTGGAGAAGGAAAAGCAGAAGTCACTCTTCAAATCAAAAATAAGGGTGTCGGAAGCGTAACAATCAAAAAGACCGATGACTTAACAGGAGCAGCCTTAAAAGGAGTGAAGTTCGGTATCTACACCGAAGGTGGGGACCTAGTGAAAGAGGTCATCACAGGTGAAGGAGGAACAGTGACATTAAGCGGCTTGGCCTACGGTGAGTATTATGCTCAAGAGACACAAGGATTGGCTGGCTATAAAACAGATGACACGAAACACGACTTCACGATTGCGTCTGGAGAAGGAAACGC